Proteins encoded within one genomic window of Bombus terrestris chromosome 11, iyBomTerr1.2, whole genome shotgun sequence:
- the LOC100644569 gene encoding proton-coupled amino acid transporter-like protein pathetic isoform X1, which translates to MGNTDSVHDVEMSSLSSTANDRSYIRVNRSEQLDSNLRTPMRPMIAEYDPKKHGVKTELSDTVLVKYKCEKNDIPITVTNGSTLPLVERPNDEEAALYNPFEHRKLAHPTSDLDTLIHLLKGSLGTGILAMPMAFRNAGLLFGLIATFFIGAVCTYCVHILVKCAHNLCRRTQTPSLGFAEVAEAAFLVGPEPVQKYARLAKATINSFLVIDLIGCCCVYIVFISTNIKGVVDYYTETDRDVRFYMAALLPFLIAFSLVRNLKFLAPFSMIANILIATGMGITFYYIFSDLPSISDLPNFSSWSQLPLFFGTAIFALEGIGVVMSLENNMKTPTHFIGCPGVLNTGMFCVVLLYSTVGFFGYWRYGEQTKASITLNPKQDEVLAQSAKLMIAVAIFLTYGLQFYVPMEIIWKNLKQYFSSRKLLGEYLVRMLMVIFTVGVAIAIPNLGPFISLVGAVCLSTLGLMFPSVIELVTVWEQENGLGACYWRLWKNVAIILFGVLGFITGTYVSIQEIIEEDK; encoded by the exons ATGGGGAACACGGACAGCGTGCACGACGTAGAGATGAGCTCCTTGTCCTCGACAGCCAACGATCGTTCTTACATCAGGGTGAATAGAAGCGAGCAACTTGATTCGAATCTG AGAACGCCAATGCGCCCAATGATAGCGGAATACGACCCAAAGAAGCACGGTGTGAAAACAGAACTGTCAGACACGGTTCTTGTCAA ATACAAGTGCGAGAAAAATGACATACCGATTACCGTCACGAACGGCTCGACGTTACCGCTCGTGGAAAGACCGAACGACGAGGAAGCGGCCCTTTACAATCCGTTCGAGCACAGGAAGTTGGCCCATCCGACCTCGGATCTGGATACGTTGATACATCTTCTGAAAGGAAGCTTAGGAACGGGAATTCTAGCGATGCCGATGGCCTTCCGTAACGCCGGTCTGTTGTTCGGCCTGATCGCTACCTTCTTCATCGGTGCTGTTTGCACCTACTGCGTTCATATTTTGGTCAAATGCGCTCATAATTTATGCAGGCGGACTCAAACGCCGAGTCTAGGGTTCGCCGAAGTCGCGGAAGCCGCGTTTCTGGTCGGTCCTGAGCCGGTACAGAAATACGCTCGCCTAGCCAA GGCGACGATCAATTCGTTCCTAGTGATCGACTTGATAGGCTGCTGCTGCGTGTACATAGTTTTCATTTCAACCAACATCAAGGGGGTGGTCGACTACTACACGGAGACCGACCGCGATGTTCGATTTTATATGGCGGCGTTGTTGCCTTTCTTGATCGCTTTCTCGCTCGTGAGAAACCTGAAATTCCTGGCGCCGTTCTCCATGATCGCCAACATATTGATCGCCACTGGAATGGGGATCACGTTCTACTACATTTTCAGCGACTTGCCCAGCATCAGCGATTTACCCAACTTTTCGAGCTGGTCTCAGTTACCTCTGTTCTTTGGCACGGCCATCTTCGCTCTCGAAGGCATCGGTGTG GTGATGTCTCTCGAGAACAATATGAAAACTCCGACGCATTTCATCGGTTGCCCGGGTGTGCTCAACACTGGCATGTTCTGCGTGGTATTGTTGTACAGCACCGTCGGTTTCTTCGGCTACTGGCGGTACGGCGAGCAAACGAAAGCCTCGATCACTCTGAACCCAAAGCAAGACGAGGTTCTGGCCCAATCGGCCAAGTTAATGATCGCTGTTGCCATCTTTCTCACCTACGGTCTCCAATTCTACGTTCCGATGGAAATTATCTGGAAGAACCTGAAACAATATTTCAGCTCGAGGAAACTGCTCGGCGAATACCTAGTCCGTATGCTGATGGTGATCTTCACGGTCGGCGTGGCGATCGCTATTCCAAACCTAGGTCCGTTTATCTCTTTGGTAGGCGCTGTGTGCCTATCCACTCTGGGTTTGATGTTCCCCTCTGTGATCGAACTGGTCACCGTGTGGGAACAAGAGAACGGTTTAGGGGCGTGCTACTGGAGGCTCTGGAAGAACGTAGCTATCATCCTGTTCGGCGTGTTGGGTTTCATAACCGGAACCTACGTCAGCATCCAGGAGATCATCGAAGAGGACAAATGA
- the LOC100644569 gene encoding proton-coupled amino acid transporter-like protein pathetic isoform X2, translating into MGNTDSVHDVEMSSLSSTANDRSYIRRTPMRPMIAEYDPKKHGVKTELSDTVLVKYKCEKNDIPITVTNGSTLPLVERPNDEEAALYNPFEHRKLAHPTSDLDTLIHLLKGSLGTGILAMPMAFRNAGLLFGLIATFFIGAVCTYCVHILVKCAHNLCRRTQTPSLGFAEVAEAAFLVGPEPVQKYARLAKATINSFLVIDLIGCCCVYIVFISTNIKGVVDYYTETDRDVRFYMAALLPFLIAFSLVRNLKFLAPFSMIANILIATGMGITFYYIFSDLPSISDLPNFSSWSQLPLFFGTAIFALEGIGVVMSLENNMKTPTHFIGCPGVLNTGMFCVVLLYSTVGFFGYWRYGEQTKASITLNPKQDEVLAQSAKLMIAVAIFLTYGLQFYVPMEIIWKNLKQYFSSRKLLGEYLVRMLMVIFTVGVAIAIPNLGPFISLVGAVCLSTLGLMFPSVIELVTVWEQENGLGACYWRLWKNVAIILFGVLGFITGTYVSIQEIIEEDK; encoded by the exons ATGGGGAACACGGACAGCGTGCACGACGTAGAGATGAGCTCCTTGTCCTCGACAGCCAACGATCGTTCTTACATCAGG AGAACGCCAATGCGCCCAATGATAGCGGAATACGACCCAAAGAAGCACGGTGTGAAAACAGAACTGTCAGACACGGTTCTTGTCAA ATACAAGTGCGAGAAAAATGACATACCGATTACCGTCACGAACGGCTCGACGTTACCGCTCGTGGAAAGACCGAACGACGAGGAAGCGGCCCTTTACAATCCGTTCGAGCACAGGAAGTTGGCCCATCCGACCTCGGATCTGGATACGTTGATACATCTTCTGAAAGGAAGCTTAGGAACGGGAATTCTAGCGATGCCGATGGCCTTCCGTAACGCCGGTCTGTTGTTCGGCCTGATCGCTACCTTCTTCATCGGTGCTGTTTGCACCTACTGCGTTCATATTTTGGTCAAATGCGCTCATAATTTATGCAGGCGGACTCAAACGCCGAGTCTAGGGTTCGCCGAAGTCGCGGAAGCCGCGTTTCTGGTCGGTCCTGAGCCGGTACAGAAATACGCTCGCCTAGCCAA GGCGACGATCAATTCGTTCCTAGTGATCGACTTGATAGGCTGCTGCTGCGTGTACATAGTTTTCATTTCAACCAACATCAAGGGGGTGGTCGACTACTACACGGAGACCGACCGCGATGTTCGATTTTATATGGCGGCGTTGTTGCCTTTCTTGATCGCTTTCTCGCTCGTGAGAAACCTGAAATTCCTGGCGCCGTTCTCCATGATCGCCAACATATTGATCGCCACTGGAATGGGGATCACGTTCTACTACATTTTCAGCGACTTGCCCAGCATCAGCGATTTACCCAACTTTTCGAGCTGGTCTCAGTTACCTCTGTTCTTTGGCACGGCCATCTTCGCTCTCGAAGGCATCGGTGTG GTGATGTCTCTCGAGAACAATATGAAAACTCCGACGCATTTCATCGGTTGCCCGGGTGTGCTCAACACTGGCATGTTCTGCGTGGTATTGTTGTACAGCACCGTCGGTTTCTTCGGCTACTGGCGGTACGGCGAGCAAACGAAAGCCTCGATCACTCTGAACCCAAAGCAAGACGAGGTTCTGGCCCAATCGGCCAAGTTAATGATCGCTGTTGCCATCTTTCTCACCTACGGTCTCCAATTCTACGTTCCGATGGAAATTATCTGGAAGAACCTGAAACAATATTTCAGCTCGAGGAAACTGCTCGGCGAATACCTAGTCCGTATGCTGATGGTGATCTTCACGGTCGGCGTGGCGATCGCTATTCCAAACCTAGGTCCGTTTATCTCTTTGGTAGGCGCTGTGTGCCTATCCACTCTGGGTTTGATGTTCCCCTCTGTGATCGAACTGGTCACCGTGTGGGAACAAGAGAACGGTTTAGGGGCGTGCTACTGGAGGCTCTGGAAGAACGTAGCTATCATCCTGTTCGGCGTGTTGGGTTTCATAACCGGAACCTACGTCAGCATCCAGGAGATCATCGAAGAGGACAAATGA
- the LOC100644569 gene encoding proton-coupled amino acid transporter-like protein pathetic isoform X3 codes for MSHKMLSQGAPVHGGSSQRTPMRPMIAEYDPKKHGVKTELSDTVLVKYKCEKNDIPITVTNGSTLPLVERPNDEEAALYNPFEHRKLAHPTSDLDTLIHLLKGSLGTGILAMPMAFRNAGLLFGLIATFFIGAVCTYCVHILVKCAHNLCRRTQTPSLGFAEVAEAAFLVGPEPVQKYARLAKATINSFLVIDLIGCCCVYIVFISTNIKGVVDYYTETDRDVRFYMAALLPFLIAFSLVRNLKFLAPFSMIANILIATGMGITFYYIFSDLPSISDLPNFSSWSQLPLFFGTAIFALEGIGVVMSLENNMKTPTHFIGCPGVLNTGMFCVVLLYSTVGFFGYWRYGEQTKASITLNPKQDEVLAQSAKLMIAVAIFLTYGLQFYVPMEIIWKNLKQYFSSRKLLGEYLVRMLMVIFTVGVAIAIPNLGPFISLVGAVCLSTLGLMFPSVIELVTVWEQENGLGACYWRLWKNVAIILFGVLGFITGTYVSIQEIIEEDK; via the exons AGAACGCCAATGCGCCCAATGATAGCGGAATACGACCCAAAGAAGCACGGTGTGAAAACAGAACTGTCAGACACGGTTCTTGTCAA ATACAAGTGCGAGAAAAATGACATACCGATTACCGTCACGAACGGCTCGACGTTACCGCTCGTGGAAAGACCGAACGACGAGGAAGCGGCCCTTTACAATCCGTTCGAGCACAGGAAGTTGGCCCATCCGACCTCGGATCTGGATACGTTGATACATCTTCTGAAAGGAAGCTTAGGAACGGGAATTCTAGCGATGCCGATGGCCTTCCGTAACGCCGGTCTGTTGTTCGGCCTGATCGCTACCTTCTTCATCGGTGCTGTTTGCACCTACTGCGTTCATATTTTGGTCAAATGCGCTCATAATTTATGCAGGCGGACTCAAACGCCGAGTCTAGGGTTCGCCGAAGTCGCGGAAGCCGCGTTTCTGGTCGGTCCTGAGCCGGTACAGAAATACGCTCGCCTAGCCAA GGCGACGATCAATTCGTTCCTAGTGATCGACTTGATAGGCTGCTGCTGCGTGTACATAGTTTTCATTTCAACCAACATCAAGGGGGTGGTCGACTACTACACGGAGACCGACCGCGATGTTCGATTTTATATGGCGGCGTTGTTGCCTTTCTTGATCGCTTTCTCGCTCGTGAGAAACCTGAAATTCCTGGCGCCGTTCTCCATGATCGCCAACATATTGATCGCCACTGGAATGGGGATCACGTTCTACTACATTTTCAGCGACTTGCCCAGCATCAGCGATTTACCCAACTTTTCGAGCTGGTCTCAGTTACCTCTGTTCTTTGGCACGGCCATCTTCGCTCTCGAAGGCATCGGTGTG GTGATGTCTCTCGAGAACAATATGAAAACTCCGACGCATTTCATCGGTTGCCCGGGTGTGCTCAACACTGGCATGTTCTGCGTGGTATTGTTGTACAGCACCGTCGGTTTCTTCGGCTACTGGCGGTACGGCGAGCAAACGAAAGCCTCGATCACTCTGAACCCAAAGCAAGACGAGGTTCTGGCCCAATCGGCCAAGTTAATGATCGCTGTTGCCATCTTTCTCACCTACGGTCTCCAATTCTACGTTCCGATGGAAATTATCTGGAAGAACCTGAAACAATATTTCAGCTCGAGGAAACTGCTCGGCGAATACCTAGTCCGTATGCTGATGGTGATCTTCACGGTCGGCGTGGCGATCGCTATTCCAAACCTAGGTCCGTTTATCTCTTTGGTAGGCGCTGTGTGCCTATCCACTCTGGGTTTGATGTTCCCCTCTGTGATCGAACTGGTCACCGTGTGGGAACAAGAGAACGGTTTAGGGGCGTGCTACTGGAGGCTCTGGAAGAACGTAGCTATCATCCTGTTCGGCGTGTTGGGTTTCATAACCGGAACCTACGTCAGCATCCAGGAGATCATCGAAGAGGACAAATGA
- the LOC100644302 gene encoding coiled-coil domain-containing protein 93 isoform X2 codes for MLNDVPKRLSRSSETTEADVREDEEQTKRFQDIIDLLLAAGYFRARIKGLSNFDKVIGGMTWCIESCNFDVDIDLLFRENLTIGQKISLTEKIVAMLPKMNCPYRIEPHQIQGLDCIHIFPVIQWLVKRSMETREETADFVRSFALSQFHKKHSFVEDSSIAQTGKENLIKSIRLIKKSYEPRRLFKHKDDVKREESTKFLGTVLEYEAPLYSIKIASPSAEIASTDVKENENKEELKEKENTDQLAGNLAAIEESSARLSVVAVGNIVGIQAQEIAKVTEKYATMSISQPEESSGTNSSAALTALENQRAALQNRVRKLTKEKDALSAKHLELIEKLNESRTKRQAIERSLKKAEEMDINENDSIYKRLEELLLVHDGLKEQEHNFREQCKSDLNLLKGKLQEIENGTSEEEEDRLKEYEQQKEALAKVRLQLAKKNRAIASLTRQLDDVPGRSELTQYQRRFMELYNQVSAKHKETKQYYTLYNTLDDTKVYLSKELSLLNSIQDNYNEAMASTSGKEQFLKQFDEIVAGVKRNKAKVEKRCADEKNRRDALSRQLVTLIEQQRKYVAAVRQLTIECRKNEALLAQLREEYLPL; via the exons ATGTTAAACGACGTACCAAAGAGATTATCACGAAGCTCTGAAACAACCGAG GCCGATGTTCGCGAAGATGAAGAACAGACGAAAAGATTTCAAGATATTATCGACTTACTTCTCGCAGCAGGCTATTTTCGAGCCAGAATAAAAGGATTATCGAATTTTGATAAA GTAATTGGCGGAATGACGTGGTGTATAGAGTCGTGTAACTTCGATGTGGATATCGATTTATTGTTTCGAGAAAATCTTACTATAGGCCaaaaaat ttCATTGACTGAAAAAATTGTAGCTATGCTACCCAAAATGAACTGTCCATATCGCATAGAACCACATCAAATTCAGGGCTTAGATTGCATTCATATCTTCCCTGTTATTCAG TGGTTGGTTAAACGTTCGATGGAAACGCGAGAAGAAACGGCAGATTTTGTACGATCGTTTGCTTTAAGTCAATTTCACAAAAAGCATTCCTTCGTTGAAGATTCGTCTATAGCACAAACCGgcaaagaaaatttaataaaaagtattcgCTTGATTAAA AAATCGTACGAACCTCGACGTCTTTTTAAGCATAAAGATGATGTTAAAAGAGAAGAATCTACTAAATTTCTTGGTACTGTTCTGGAGTACGAAGCACCTTTGTATTCTATAAAAATTGCTTCTCCGTCCGCTGAAATTGCTTCGACAGATgtcaaagaaaatgaaaataaagaggaGCTAAAGGAAAAG GAAAATACAGATCAGTTAGCTGGGAACCTAGCCGCTATAGAAGAAAGTTCA GCTCGTTTAAGCGTAGTAGCCGTAGGTAATATCGTTGGTATCCAAGCCCAAGAGATTGCCAAAGTAACTGAAAAATATGCGACCATGTCGATTTCCCAACCTGAG GAATCTAGTGGCACGAATTCTTCAGCAGCTTTGACTGCATTAGAGAATCAAAGAGCTGCGCTTCAGAATCGTGTTCGTAAATtaacgaaagagaaagatgCTTTATCCGCTAAGCATttagaattaattgaaaaactGAACGAGTCTCGTACAAAGCGGCAAGCTATCGAGCGCTCATTAAAGAAAGCAGAGGAAATGGATATCAATGAAAACGATAG TATCTACAAACGATTGGAAGAACTTCTTTTAGTTCACGATGGTTTGAAGGAGCAAGAACATAATTTCCGAGAACAATGCAAATCCGATTTAAATCTCTTGAAAGGTAAGTTAcaagaaatcgaaaatggtacatcggaagaggaggaagatcgCTTAAAGGAGTACGAGCAGCAAAAGGAAGCGCTCGCTAAAGTCAGATTGCAGTTAGCTAAAAAGAATAGAGCTATTGCATCCCTAACCAGACAATTGGACGATGTTCCCGGTCGTTCGGAACTTACGCAATATCAAAGACGATTTATGGAACTTTATAATCAAG TTTCGGCAAAAcataaagaaacaaaacaatATTACACATTGTACAATACTCTGGACGATACAAAAGTTTATTTAAGCAAGGAATTATCACTACTAAATTCGATCCAAGATAATTATAATGA AGCAATGGCATCAACAAGCGGTAAAGAGCAATTTCTTAAACAATTCGATGAGATCGTCGCAGGCGTAAAACGCAATAAGGCGAAG GTGGAGAAACGATGTGCTGACGAAAAAAATAGGAGGGATGCACTTAGCCGGCAACTGGTCACTCTGATAGAACAACAACGCAAATACGTCGCTGCGGTCAGACAACTCACTATTGAATGTCGTAAAAATGAGGCCTTGCTCGCGCAACTGCGGG AGGAATATCTTCCACTGTGA
- the LOC100644302 gene encoding coiled-coil domain-containing protein 93 isoform X1, whose translation MLNDVPKRLSRSSETTEADVREDEEQTKRFQDIIDLLLAAGYFRARIKGLSNFDKVIGGMTWCIESCNFDVDIDLLFRENLTIGQKISLTEKIVAMLPKMNCPYRIEPHQIQGLDCIHIFPVIQWLVKRSMETREETADFVRSFALSQFHKKHSFVEDSSIAQTGKENLIKSIRLIKKSYEPRRLFKHKDDVKREESTKFLGTVLEYEAPLYSIKIASPSAEIASTDVKENENKEELKEKENTDQLAGNLAAIEESSARLSVVAVGNIVGIQAQEIAKVTEKYATMSISQPEESSGTNSSAALTALENQRAALQNRVRKLTKEKDALSAKHLELIEKLNESRTKRQAIERSLKKAEEMDINENDSIYKRLEELLLVHDGLKEQEHNFREQCKSDLNLLKGKLQEIENGTSEEEEDRLKEYEQQKEALAKVRLQLAKKNRAIASLTRQLDDVPGRSELTQYQRRFMELYNQVSAKHKETKQYYTLYNTLDDTKVYLSKELSLLNSIQDNYNEAMASTSGKEQFLKQFDEIVAGVKRNKAKVEKRCADEKNRRDALSRQLVTLIEQQRKYVAAVRQLTIECRKNEALLAQLRDTYSKG comes from the exons ATGTTAAACGACGTACCAAAGAGATTATCACGAAGCTCTGAAACAACCGAG GCCGATGTTCGCGAAGATGAAGAACAGACGAAAAGATTTCAAGATATTATCGACTTACTTCTCGCAGCAGGCTATTTTCGAGCCAGAATAAAAGGATTATCGAATTTTGATAAA GTAATTGGCGGAATGACGTGGTGTATAGAGTCGTGTAACTTCGATGTGGATATCGATTTATTGTTTCGAGAAAATCTTACTATAGGCCaaaaaat ttCATTGACTGAAAAAATTGTAGCTATGCTACCCAAAATGAACTGTCCATATCGCATAGAACCACATCAAATTCAGGGCTTAGATTGCATTCATATCTTCCCTGTTATTCAG TGGTTGGTTAAACGTTCGATGGAAACGCGAGAAGAAACGGCAGATTTTGTACGATCGTTTGCTTTAAGTCAATTTCACAAAAAGCATTCCTTCGTTGAAGATTCGTCTATAGCACAAACCGgcaaagaaaatttaataaaaagtattcgCTTGATTAAA AAATCGTACGAACCTCGACGTCTTTTTAAGCATAAAGATGATGTTAAAAGAGAAGAATCTACTAAATTTCTTGGTACTGTTCTGGAGTACGAAGCACCTTTGTATTCTATAAAAATTGCTTCTCCGTCCGCTGAAATTGCTTCGACAGATgtcaaagaaaatgaaaataaagaggaGCTAAAGGAAAAG GAAAATACAGATCAGTTAGCTGGGAACCTAGCCGCTATAGAAGAAAGTTCA GCTCGTTTAAGCGTAGTAGCCGTAGGTAATATCGTTGGTATCCAAGCCCAAGAGATTGCCAAAGTAACTGAAAAATATGCGACCATGTCGATTTCCCAACCTGAG GAATCTAGTGGCACGAATTCTTCAGCAGCTTTGACTGCATTAGAGAATCAAAGAGCTGCGCTTCAGAATCGTGTTCGTAAATtaacgaaagagaaagatgCTTTATCCGCTAAGCATttagaattaattgaaaaactGAACGAGTCTCGTACAAAGCGGCAAGCTATCGAGCGCTCATTAAAGAAAGCAGAGGAAATGGATATCAATGAAAACGATAG TATCTACAAACGATTGGAAGAACTTCTTTTAGTTCACGATGGTTTGAAGGAGCAAGAACATAATTTCCGAGAACAATGCAAATCCGATTTAAATCTCTTGAAAGGTAAGTTAcaagaaatcgaaaatggtacatcggaagaggaggaagatcgCTTAAAGGAGTACGAGCAGCAAAAGGAAGCGCTCGCTAAAGTCAGATTGCAGTTAGCTAAAAAGAATAGAGCTATTGCATCCCTAACCAGACAATTGGACGATGTTCCCGGTCGTTCGGAACTTACGCAATATCAAAGACGATTTATGGAACTTTATAATCAAG TTTCGGCAAAAcataaagaaacaaaacaatATTACACATTGTACAATACTCTGGACGATACAAAAGTTTATTTAAGCAAGGAATTATCACTACTAAATTCGATCCAAGATAATTATAATGA AGCAATGGCATCAACAAGCGGTAAAGAGCAATTTCTTAAACAATTCGATGAGATCGTCGCAGGCGTAAAACGCAATAAGGCGAAG GTGGAGAAACGATGTGCTGACGAAAAAAATAGGAGGGATGCACTTAGCCGGCAACTGGTCACTCTGATAGAACAACAACGCAAATACGTCGCTGCGGTCAGACAACTCACTATTGAATGTCGTAAAAATGAGGCCTTGCTCGCGCAACTGCGGG ATACATATTCGAAAGGGTAA
- the LOC100644302 gene encoding coiled-coil domain-containing protein 93 isoform X3: METREETADFVRSFALSQFHKKHSFVEDSSIAQTGKENLIKSIRLIKKSYEPRRLFKHKDDVKREESTKFLGTVLEYEAPLYSIKIASPSAEIASTDVKENENKEELKEKENTDQLAGNLAAIEESSARLSVVAVGNIVGIQAQEIAKVTEKYATMSISQPEESSGTNSSAALTALENQRAALQNRVRKLTKEKDALSAKHLELIEKLNESRTKRQAIERSLKKAEEMDINENDSIYKRLEELLLVHDGLKEQEHNFREQCKSDLNLLKGKLQEIENGTSEEEEDRLKEYEQQKEALAKVRLQLAKKNRAIASLTRQLDDVPGRSELTQYQRRFMELYNQVSAKHKETKQYYTLYNTLDDTKVYLSKELSLLNSIQDNYNEAMASTSGKEQFLKQFDEIVAGVKRNKAKVEKRCADEKNRRDALSRQLVTLIEQQRKYVAAVRQLTIECRKNEALLAQLRDTYSKG, translated from the exons ATGGAAACGCGAGAAGAAACGGCAGATTTTGTACGATCGTTTGCTTTAAGTCAATTTCACAAAAAGCATTCCTTCGTTGAAGATTCGTCTATAGCACAAACCGgcaaagaaaatttaataaaaagtattcgCTTGATTAAA AAATCGTACGAACCTCGACGTCTTTTTAAGCATAAAGATGATGTTAAAAGAGAAGAATCTACTAAATTTCTTGGTACTGTTCTGGAGTACGAAGCACCTTTGTATTCTATAAAAATTGCTTCTCCGTCCGCTGAAATTGCTTCGACAGATgtcaaagaaaatgaaaataaagaggaGCTAAAGGAAAAG GAAAATACAGATCAGTTAGCTGGGAACCTAGCCGCTATAGAAGAAAGTTCA GCTCGTTTAAGCGTAGTAGCCGTAGGTAATATCGTTGGTATCCAAGCCCAAGAGATTGCCAAAGTAACTGAAAAATATGCGACCATGTCGATTTCCCAACCTGAG GAATCTAGTGGCACGAATTCTTCAGCAGCTTTGACTGCATTAGAGAATCAAAGAGCTGCGCTTCAGAATCGTGTTCGTAAATtaacgaaagagaaagatgCTTTATCCGCTAAGCATttagaattaattgaaaaactGAACGAGTCTCGTACAAAGCGGCAAGCTATCGAGCGCTCATTAAAGAAAGCAGAGGAAATGGATATCAATGAAAACGATAG TATCTACAAACGATTGGAAGAACTTCTTTTAGTTCACGATGGTTTGAAGGAGCAAGAACATAATTTCCGAGAACAATGCAAATCCGATTTAAATCTCTTGAAAGGTAAGTTAcaagaaatcgaaaatggtacatcggaagaggaggaagatcgCTTAAAGGAGTACGAGCAGCAAAAGGAAGCGCTCGCTAAAGTCAGATTGCAGTTAGCTAAAAAGAATAGAGCTATTGCATCCCTAACCAGACAATTGGACGATGTTCCCGGTCGTTCGGAACTTACGCAATATCAAAGACGATTTATGGAACTTTATAATCAAG TTTCGGCAAAAcataaagaaacaaaacaatATTACACATTGTACAATACTCTGGACGATACAAAAGTTTATTTAAGCAAGGAATTATCACTACTAAATTCGATCCAAGATAATTATAATGA AGCAATGGCATCAACAAGCGGTAAAGAGCAATTTCTTAAACAATTCGATGAGATCGTCGCAGGCGTAAAACGCAATAAGGCGAAG GTGGAGAAACGATGTGCTGACGAAAAAAATAGGAGGGATGCACTTAGCCGGCAACTGGTCACTCTGATAGAACAACAACGCAAATACGTCGCTGCGGTCAGACAACTCACTATTGAATGTCGTAAAAATGAGGCCTTGCTCGCGCAACTGCGGG ATACATATTCGAAAGGGTAA